From Grus americana isolate bGruAme1 chromosome 22, bGruAme1.mat, whole genome shotgun sequence, the proteins below share one genomic window:
- the LOC129195455 gene encoding gametocyte-specific factor 1-like, with the protein MELEDDFDVLDPERLIQCPYNKHHRIRACRFPYHLVKCRKSYPEVAKELATCPFNARHLVPQADLSDHITKCNDKGFIEQDIVNQSSGFQREQMNAVSTWQAPPCEEDWETELLEQSDSPFVWGVTNSGINSSSTTFEQKNCLPSRVRAPESFPYAVSWKG; encoded by the exons ATGGAGTTAGAGGATGACTTCG ATGTTTTGGATCCAGAGAGATTAATACAATGTCCATATAATAAGCACCATCGAATCAGAGCCTGTCGGTTTCCCTATCACCTTGTAAAGTGTAGGAAG AGTTACCCTGAAGTTGCAAAGGAATTGGCCACGTGCCCCTTCAACGCTCGCCATCTCGTTCCTCAAGCTGACCTCAGCGATCACATAACAAAGTGCAATGACAAAGGGTTCATTGAGCAAGATATAG tGAATCAGTCCTCTGGCTTCCAGAGAGAGCAGATGAATGCTGTGAGCACATGGCAGGCACCTCCATGCGAAGAAGACTGGGAAACAG agTTGTTGGAGCAGTCAGATTCTCCTTTTGTTTGGGGCGTGACCAATTCTGGCATAAACAG TTCCAGTACCACCTTTGAACAAAAGAATTGCTTGCCTTCAAGAGTACGTGCCCCTGAGTCCTTCCCATATGCCGTCTCATGGAAAGGCT aa